The DNA region GTCTATGTGGATGCAATGCACGGAGCAGCGGCTGGCGGATTGCAGCGCTTGCTCGGTGAGGGCGTTGAGGAGTTGAATGGAACGCGCGATCCGCTGTTCGGCGGCCATCCGCCAGAACCGCTGCCGCCCTACATTCCCGCCCTGTTCCAACGCGTGCGAACGGCGGCCAAGGCACAAGAGGCCGAGCTGCGGGTGGGGTTAGTATTTGACGGTGATTGCGATCGCATTGCCGCAGTAGACGGAGAGGGGAACTTCCGCAGCTCCCAGGTGCTGATTCCGGTGTTGATCGATCACCTGGCAACCCGGCGCAGTATGACCGGTGAGGTGGTGAAAACCGTTAGCGGATCGGACTTGATCCCGCGCTTGGTGAAGCTATACGGACTGCCTTTGCATGAAACGCCCATCGGCTTTAAATACATTGCCGATCGCATGTTGGCGACGCCGGTGTTGGTTGGCGGCGAGGAATCGGGCGGCATCGGTTACGGAACCCATACGCCCGAGCGGGATGCTTTGTTGTCGGCGCTGTACGTGCTCGAAGCCGTGTTGCAGTCGGGGCAAGATGTAGGAGCGATTTACGCGCGATTACAAGAGAAAGTGGCTTTTGCTACGGCTTACGATCGCGTCGATTTACCCCTAGCAGGTCATGATGCTAAGGAACGCGTCCGGCAAATTCTCAAAACGCAGCCGCCAGCAGAGATTGCCGGGCAGTCTGTCGTCAATTGTCTTACAACGGACGGATTCAAGTTCCGGCTGGCCGATGACAGCTGGTTATTGGTGCGTTTCAGCGGCACGGAGCCGTTACTGCGGCTGTATTGCGAAGCATCAAACGACCTGCAGGTTCGCAAAACGTTGGATTGGGCGAAGTCTTGGGCAAGCGAGCTCTGAACTCACAGCAGCTTCATTAATTGGGATCGCAATCTCTAGGAAATGCCCCCCCCGGCTGCTGCAGACCCTTAGTTTGCTATCAGACAATTCCCAGCTTCGAGTCCAGTGCCGAGCGAGCATCAGGATGCCCCTTTATGCGACTTTCTGCCATTCGACATCGTCTTCAAGCGATCGCCGCTGGTTACATGTAATGTTTTGTGCGGCTGGGTCGGAACCGCTCGACAACTCTCCAGACGCAAATGTTAGTGTGGTCTATGAGAGTGAGTAGCGGCAGCAGAATTCCTTTTTAGTTCGCGGTTTTCCGTTTGGTCTGAAATTCAAGGTTCTCTCCGAAATTCCAATCTCTACATTCAATCTCTGACGGAGAAAACCCATGGCAATTTATGTAGGCAACCTGTCCTACGACGCTAGCGAGCAGGACATCACCGATGTGTTTGCCGAATACGGTCAGGTTCGACGCGTTCACCTGCCCACCGATCGCGACACCGGACGGATGCGCGGATTTGCATTTGTAGATATGGAGACGCTGGCCCAAGAAGACGCGGCGATCGACGCTTTAGACGGAGCTGAATGGCTCGGTCGAGCCCTCAAAGTTAACAAGGCAAAGCCGCGTGAAGAACGTGGCGGCTCGTTCGGTAAGCGCCGATACTAAGACGTTGAAGCACGATGCCGTAGATCAGGCTTCTGCAACGTAAGTATTTGCGTACCGTCGCGGCCCTCAGAGACTAGATCTCTGAGGGTTTCATTCTTTTGGTTTTTCAGCAGCGAACCGGGCATCTGTTTGGAAAGATCGCAGGTGCCTGTGGGGTTATGGGTTGTCTGGCAGCGACGGAATAGCAGTGTCCTCAGGCAGGCTTTCCACAGGGCGGACGATGGGAGTGGTTGAAGACTCCAAACCGAGATCTTCTCCGTCGTCAACCCCGATCGCACCTGGTTCAAAAATCGCCTGCAGGGCACCTTCGAGGGTGTTTGCCATCGCAATGCGGTTTTCGAAGACGACGATGACCCGCACCAGCGTCGGCAGGCTATTGCTCTCGGCTTCGAGGTAGACCGGTTCGACGTAGAGCAGGGAACGCTCGATGGGAATAACCAATAAATCCCCTTGCACCGCCCGCGACCCCTGTCGATCCCAGAGTGCGATCTGCTGCGAAATGATCGGATCTTGATTGATTAATGCTTCGATCTGCTCCGGCCCGAAAATCAAGCGCTGTCTGGGAAATTGGTATAGTAGCTGCTTGCCGTAATTGCGGCCGTCCGAACGCCCCGCTAGCCAAGCAATCATGTTATTGCGCTCGGTTGGGGCAAATGGCATCAGCAGCACAAATTCCTCCGCTTTTTCCATCGGGAGTTTCATGATCAAGTAGTCGGGCTTGACGCTCTGGACCTTGCTGCCATAAACTTCTCGCGGAATCTGCCACTGGTCCTCGCGGTTATAGAACACTTGCGGATCGGTCATGTGATAAGCCAGCAACTGCTCGGCCTGAACTTGGAACAGGTTAAGCGGATAGCGGATGTGAACGCTTAAGGGCTCGGGCATGGCGTCCAAAGGCACGAACATGTCGGGAAAAATGTCGCTCCAGGCGCGCGCGATCGGATCTGTAGGGTCGGCAAGATAAAACGTCACGTCACCGTTGTAAGCATCGACGACGATCTTGACGGAGTTACGGATGTAGTTGAAGGTATATTTGCCCGGATCTGAGTAGGGATACCGATCGCTAATCGTATAGGCATCGACGATCCACTTCAGGTAGTTTTGGGACTCACGGTCGGCTGCCGAGCCAGTATCGGCCGTAACCAGGTAAGGATCGCCGTCGAAGCGTAGAAAGGGCGCGATCGCCTGAATGCGCTGCTTGATATTGCGGCGCATCAGCAGCATCGTGTCCGGCGTCAGGTTGCGAGTCAGCAGCATTTGCCAATCTTTGAGATATGACGCGAACAACAACCGCCGCTGCAGCGATCCGACTGAAATGCCGCCCGAACCCGCGTAGGTGGTGTAAACGTTGTCTTCACCGCTGGGGAAGTCGAGCTCGAGCTTTCTGGTGTTGGTCAGAATGTAGGTATCGGTCAGCTCGCCAAAGTAGATACGCGGCAAGCCGATCGGAATACTGTCGCGGATGGACTCGCTAGCAGTTTCTAGGTCGCCAGCCTCAGCCCCCGTGGCAATGTCTTTAACAAAATATTCGGGCAAGCCGCCTTCACCCACTTGGTTGACCGGAGACAGGGTGAAGCCATAGCCGTGAGTATAGATCAGATGCTTATTCAACCAGGTTTGGGCTTGAGCGGGGACAGCGCTGAAGTCCAGTTCGCGGGCGGAAATTAGGACTTGCTGGCGCTCAGTTGTGGGATCGCCCGCCAGGGGGTTGCGCAGCAACGTATAGCGATCCATGTCGGCGTCGGGAAATTTGTAATAGAGTCGAATTTGCTGCAGCTGGCGGTTGGTTGCCAGCAGCGTACGTGCGTCCCACAGGCGGATATTGCGGATCGTCCTACTGTTCCGGCGCAAATCGTCAGCGGTGAGGTCGGCTTCAGGATCGAAGGTTTGTACATCGATCGCGTCGAGTCCGAATGCGGCACGGGTGAGCTTGATGCTGCGCTCGATGTAAGAGAGTTCGCGGTCGAGCTCGTTGGGTTGCACGTTCACGCGCTGCACGACCGGACTCAGGGTTGCGCCCAATAGCAAAGCACAGACGTAAAGTGCCAGCCCGACCCACGGCGATCGCCCGAGAATGCGCCGCCGCCCGAGCAGGGGAGTCGCTCGCAGCATCAACCATATCGCCGTTGACGCTGCAATTAAACTCAGGACGGTTTCGGTCGGCAACTGGACGGCAATGTCGGTGTAGCTTGCGCCGTAGGTAACCCCGCGAGCGGAATAAAGGAGTTCGAAGCGCGCCAGCGCGTGGCGCACTGCCAGCATCATCGACACCACGCTGCCGAGGAAGTATAGGTGGCGTAGTTGCGGATAGCTGAAGCCGAGAAACTTGCCTTGAGAAATGCTGTTGCCTGCGAGCAAATAAATCAGGCTTGCCGACAGCAGCGCGTACCAAAACAAACCGCCAATGAAGAAGTTCAGCAACTCCCAAATCGGCAATTTGAAGACATAAAACCCGATATCGCGACCGAACAGCGGCTCGACACGCTCGAATGGCTGAGCGTGGAGGAACAACAGCACGCGCGTCCAATTTGCTGCCACGATTGAGGCGAAGAAAATGCTCAGCAAAACGGCAACGGCGCGCAGTATGAGGCGGTGCCGCATCAATACGAGCATCACGAAAGCGATCGCGCCCAAGGTTGAGACTGCAGCGGTTGTGAGTTGCTGCCAGAGTCGGCGGAGAAAGGAAACCTCGAACAGCGGCCGCTCTCCCAAGCTGGTGGGCAGCGTATAATTCTCTGGATTGCCTGGAACGGAGATCGCACTTCCCGCCGGCGGCAGGGACCAATCCGTTCGGAAAAAACTCCCGCCGATCTGCAGGTAGTGCAGCATCAATAAGCTGATGGCGATTGCCAACACGACCACTACCGGCAGAAGCACGCGCAACCGCATGCTGCCGACGGAGACTCCAGCACCACGAGCGCGATCGGATGCCGGAATGGCTGTTGTGGCATCGGGGCAGATACAGCGCTCGGCCAGTTCCAAATTGCCCAATAAAAAGACAGCCGAGCCGATCGCGATCGCCAGCCACAGCCCGGCTTGCGTTCCCATTCTTAAGAGGAGGAGTGGCAGGTATCCGACTTCCTGGAACCAAAGCACTTCAGCCGTCGTGCGAACTGCAAGTTCGCCCAGGAGCAAGGTGCCGACAACGGCGAGGGCAAGGCGCGCGAGGCGGTTCTGGAACAGCATGGTCGATTGAGTGCGAGCGATCGCGCTGCGGTTACGGCACCCGTGCAGCCCGGAGACGCGATCTCGTTGGAATGATTGCAGCTTACTGCAGCTTGGCAATACTGAGGTTACTTCAGCTTGGCTCGTTGCTGCTGTGCCAGCTCGGAATTAAGCGCTTCGTACTCCCTTGCGTCAATTTCGTCCCAACGGTCGGCATCGGCGAGCGTTGCTGCGTCGCGTTTGGGGGCCGCGAGGCAAGGTGAAATTGCCGCTGTTCTGGTGTCGCCGCTGGCTCGCTTGCGTTCGGCATCGCCATCGTACTCAAGTGTCGCTTACCGAAAGCAATCGCCACCGACTCCATCAATTTCTGCAGCCATGGGGAAGCTGCTGGCGAGCGCCAGCGCGATCGCCTCCGCTAAGCAAATGCTTGAACGCTTGTGGTTTGTCAATAATTCGGAAATGGATACTTGACAAACGGACATTCGATCTTATTCTTCAAGACCCGCAAACAGCACGATTCTGGGGCATAAAGTGCCCTCGACCGGCGGGTAGGAGTGCAGCTGCCAAGCCATGGCGGGCAGGCGCTAGCCATACTGCTGTTCGCTTACATCCAACTTAAACAACAGCTGCAGCGACTGTAGGGTACGGCGGCGCATTTCGATGTCTTGCTGGGCGCGCAGCTCGACCATCGGCTCGTGCAAAATTTTGTTGACGATGCCGCGCGTTAGCGCTTCGATGGTTTCCTTGTGCTTCTCGGCAAATTCCGTTCCCAGGCGCGATAGGGCTTTTTCAAGTTCCTGTTCGCGAATCGTCTCGACTTTCTCGCGCAGGCAGCTGATCGTGGGCACGGCATCCAGCGATCGCTGCCAAAGTTCGTAGGCGCGCACTTCCTCTTCGAGCAACACTTCGGCTTCGCGGGCCATCTGACGGCGGCTCTCGGCGTTCTTCGCCACGACAGCTTTGAGGTCGTCGACATTAAACGCATCGACCTGAGGTAACTCGCCGACATCTTCGCTGACATTGCGCGGTACGGCAATGTCGCATAGCAACAAGCGGCAGTCGGGGGCAAGGGCAGCTTCGATTTTGGCGCGATCGAGCAGCGGTTCGCTGGCCGCAGTGCTCGTGAAAGCAATATCGCTGGTGGCGACGACTTCGATCAGCTCGGACAGCTCGCACAACTGTAAATTGGCAGCGGGGAACTGAGCGGCAAGTTCGTTGGCGCGCTGGCGCGAGCGGTTGACGATCGCGATTTGCGTCGCGCCCTTGGAGAGTAAGTGCTGCACTAGCAATCGCGCCATCTTGCCCGCACCGATAATGGCAATGCGACAGCGACCGAGGTCGGGCACTTGGGTTTGGGCGAGCTCAACCGCGGCAGAGCTGATCGACATCGCACCCGTCCCGATATTGGTTTCGCTGCGGACGCGCTTGCCGGCGGCGAGTGCCTGCTTGAAGAGACGATCGAGCAAGCGCCCGAGCCCTTTATGCTTTTGGGCGAGCTTGTGACCGTGCTTGACTTGGGCGAGGATCTGCCCTTCTCCAAGCACGAGGCTATCAAGACCGGCGGACACGCGCATCAGGTGGCGAGTAGCATCCTGATGCAGCAAAACAAAGAGATGGCGGCGCAGTTGCGATAAGGGGAGCCCCCCGCGTTCGGCCAGGAACTGAGACACCTCGCGGACGCCCTGCTGGCATTCGCGAACGGCAGCGTAAATTTCAAGCCGGTTGCAGGTGCTGAGAATTGCCACCTCTTCGACATGGGGCAATTGGCCAAGCTGGGCGATCGCGCCCTCCACGGCATGGTCTTGAATACTGAGCTTTTCTCGGACGTGGACGGGGGCAGTACGGTGGCTGAGTCCGACGACAACGATTCGCATGGTTCTCCAGGGAGTTCTCGTCTGCGCGGGAAGCGCTGTGGTGTTAAAAACAGCAATGAATGCAAGGCGGGATGACTGCGATTGCCTCTAGCAAGACGCACAGCCTAACTCAGAACTGTAAAGGCGAATGGGGTAATATCGAAAGGTTTCGCAAACTTCCGCAATCAAAAGTTAGGCAAGTTAGTGCTTGCCCCAACTACTGGTTTGCCCAAGTAAGTGGAGGTCGGCATTTCCAGCGAGCAGACGGTCGCGAGCTGCAACCGTTGCCGAGCATGCTGCTATCCACTTCCTGCTAGCAAGATTGTGGCGCGGGCGAACCCCATTCGTTCTGAGCATTGCCCGAATGCAGGTCGAATGCAGCTGCTAGTAGGGCTAAGCCAACGCTTCTTCACCACCTGCCAGAGCGCGTTCTGCCGAGCGCGCTAGAGCTGCCGCCACCCGCGCAGCGTAGGGTTGGATCATCCACCAAAGCAGCGGGGATAGCCACCCGCGCAGCGTAATCGAACAAGAAACAAAGGTGCCGATTAGCGTGGACTCTACCCGATACGTAACGCGATTCTCCAGTCCCGGAATCGCGAGCACGCGCAAGCTCAGCAGTTCGCCGGGGCAAACGCGCTCTACAAAGACGCGAACGGGGATTGGCGTCAGGCGCGTGACGACTTGGTAAATCAACCCTGGCTTGGCTAGCAGGCCTCGCGGTGCATTGGTGTGGCGGACGAGTGGGTTCCACGAGGCGTCGGCGAGGTTGACGAGTTTCTCCCACAAAACGTCCACGGGCGCATTGCTGAGCGCGCGATACGTTTTGAATAGTGAAAAGTGGCAGGACAGTTGCCCCTTCTGGGCAAATAACTTGAGGGAAAAGTTGAGAATCACGCTGCGCCTCCTGCGGTTGCGCCCCAAACGGGTAATTTATTCTAGGGTATGCACTCGATCGTGGCGGCAGCCTTTAAGGCAGGTTTGCAAGTGTTTGGAAAAATTTACCCGACGAATGGCGATTGTCTCCCAAGACCCCAATCGACACGGTAGCGTTGTCTATGGAACCTCCTTTGGTTTTTCTTGCGTTTTAGCTGCAGCCAAGTTCGTAGCAGCCATGTAGTGCAACTAACCCGCACCGAGCCTGCGCCATCAATTCGGTTTCAGATTGCTTGCTTTTGTTTCAGATAGCCGTTAGCAAAATAATCGTGACGACCCAGACAACTACATCCCCAACTCCAGCTGCACCGCCGACCGATGCTCGTACCCGTGTCGGGCAATTTATGCGCCAGCTCCAGGACGAAATTTGCACAGCCTTGGAAACTCTAGATGGCGGCGATCGCGGCTTTCGTGAAGATAGCTGGGAGCGTCCCGGCGGCGGTGGTGGGCGATCGCGGGTGTTGAGTGCGGGCAATTTGTTCGAGCAGGGCGGCGTGAATTTCTCCGAAGTCTTCGGCGATCGCCTCCCGCCTTCGATTCTCAAGCAACGCCCCGAAGCTGAAGGACACGGATTCTACGCCACGGGCACGTCGATGGTGCTGCACCCGCACAGTCCCTATGTCCCGACAGTTCACCTGAATTACCGCTACTTTGAGGCAGGTCCGGTGTGGTGGTTTGGCGGCGGCGCGGATCTGACGCCCTATTATCCATTTGCCGAAGATGCCGCCCATTTTCACCGCACGTTTCAGCAGGCTTGCGACACACACCACCCCGAGTACTATCCGACATTCAAGCGTTGGTGCGATGAATACTTCTACCTCAAGCACCGCCAGGAAACGCGGGGTGTTGGTGGGATATTCTTCGACTACCAAGACGGACGCGGCAAGCTCTATCGCGGTACGCACGCTGAGGGTGTGGCGGCAGCCTACAGCGAGGGCCGGGGCGAGTTAGAACCGCGCGACTGGGAACAGTTATTTGCCTTCGTTCGAGATTGCGGGCAGGCGTTCTTGCCAGCCTATACACCGATCGCCGAGCGGCGACGCGATCGCTCCTACGGCGATCGCGAGCGGCAGTTCCAGCTCTATCGGCGCGGGCGCTACGTCGAGTTCAATTTGGTGTACGACCGGGGCACGATCTTCGGTCTGCAAACCAACGGCCGCACGGAATCGATTTTGATGTCCCTCCCGCCTTTGGTGCGTTGGGAATACGAATACCAACCGGAACCGAGCTCGCCCGAAGCGGAACTCTACAATACCTTTCTCAAGCCCCAAGATTGGGCAACCTGGTCGCCGACTTAGGCAACCGAGCAGCAGGCAGGCCGCCTGCGATCCCGGTCCGGCAGGCTGTGCGGACGCGGTAACAAGCTTCACAATCGTTATTTCATGGACATCAGGGAATTCTGCGAGCAAAGCACTGGCACGTGGTTCGTCCAGCGCACTCACTACGATATCGACGGACAGACACTCGACAGCGGGAAAGCAGATATTGCTGCCGAGCTAGTTGGGATGAGCGACCCACAGGTGGCGCAGCTATGTCAGCGAGCAGGTATCGCGCCGGAAGCTGGTTGGATTTGCGTTAAAACCAGTTGGGACACCGCTCCCGATCCGGCTAAACCTAAAGCAACTGGAAGCGCGCTGCTTCTGTTGCTACCAGATGCCGACGGTCCGGATGTTACCGGACAAACGGGGCGGATCGTGCACGCCAACCTTCGAGAGCTAGACAGCAGCGATGCGCTGGCGAGCGGCAGCTACCGCTTGGCGACCGATGCTCTCAGCTTGACGATCGCGACCGAGAGCGTGCTGTGGGAAGAACGCATCTGGTTTGCCAACTCCAACTTGCGCATGCGGACGGTGCACAAGCGCGTCGGCGATCGCGTGCAGGCGGCATTCTATTCAGAGATCCGGCGCGTCGGCACCTGATGAGTGGTATACAATCGCCTTTAATTTGCGATAGGACTGCGAGCGAGCGGTAGCCGATACAGAGTGCTCGACCCGATCGCCCCCGTTAGCGCCGGTTGCCCAGCCGGTAGTGTCCGCATCGATGTACGGTGGGAGTTCGAGTGCTGGGATACGATTCGCTGACAAGTCAGTATCAACGATATCCTCCGGCGATGGGGCTAGTACGTGGCGGCAAACCATGCGTTCGAATTCGCCCGTAAAGTGGCATCGTGCTTGACCGCTCCGCGCCCAGGTTGTCAGAATCTGCTCGATGGAAACGGCTTTGTAGCGTCCCTGGTAGAGTGCCTCGATCGCTGCCAGGCGCGTCCAAGCCGTAGAGAAGCGCATGCACCAACCGGCAACCAGCTTAGGAGCCGTGGTTCCTTGGAAGTCGAAGCCGTAGTGTCTGATGAAGTCGATGATGGTATTCTGCATTCGCTGCACCCCGACTGTGGCGCGACCATCGTTACTGTCCGGTTCGCCACCCCTACTGCGAATTGTCAAAGAGGACTTGTCGCATTTGCGGAGATAGTGTATTTTAACCTGCTTTGCGCCCGAACTCCAGTCCACCTGCGGCACAGGCGAGTAATATCGATATCAGAGAGCTCATTGGCTCGCCGTCCGCAAGTCGCAGCGAGTGCTATCATCCCTGCGGAATCTCTCACAGCTTCAGTAGCTACCGCTAGTACTCGCGAACGACCCACGCATATCATTTGCGCGATCGCCCATGATTGAAGTCGAGCATCTAAGCAAGGTTTACGGTTCCACCCCAGCACTCAGGGACGTGACGTTTTCGGTTGAGCCGGGTGAAGTCCTCGGGTTCCTGGGTCCGAACGGCGCAGGCAAAACTACCACGATGCGCATCCTCTCGGGCTACATGCCGGCAACGACAGGAACGGCACGTGTGGCCGGCTTCGACGTTCACGATGACTCCATGGCCGTGCGCAAGCACATTGGCTATTTGCCGGAAACCCCACCGCTGCACCCTGATATGAGCGTTGAGGGGTATTTGTATTTTGTGGCACGGATTAAAGGCGTACCGGCCGGCGATCGCGCGGCTAAAGTTACCTCGGCGATCGGGCGCTGCGGACTCGCCGACCGCCGCTATCAGCTCATCCACAAGTTATCCAAGGGCTATCGCCAGCGCGTTGGGATTGCCCAGGCGATCGTTCACGACCCGCCAGTCATCATTCTCGACGAGCCGACAGTCGGGCTCGACCCGCGCCAGATCGTCGAAGTGCGCAACTTGGTTCGCAGCTTTGCCGGCGAGCGCACCGTCGTTATTTCGACGCATATCTTGCCCGAAGTGAGCATGACCTGCAATCGCGTCGCGATCGTGGCGAATGGGCGGGTTGTGGCAACCGACAAGCCTGAAAACCTTCTAGCACGTCTCTGCGGCAAAGCCAACGACTATGACATCGAACTAGACGGCGATTTGCCAGCTGTCCTCCCGCACCTTCAGGCAATCCCAGGAGTTGCAGAAATCTCGGTCCAGTTGCTGCCCAACGGGCGCTCCCGCCTGCGGGCGAGCTGCACGCCCGAGTGCGAGCCGGGCAAAGATCTTGCCGCAGCTATCGTAACGAGCGGTTTGGGCTTGCACGAACTGCGGCGAACGCGTCCGTCTCTGGAGGATGCATTCTTGCAGCTAACCACGCGCGAAAACCTTGCTGATAGTGAAGCCGGTGGTTTGGACGGCGATATCGATAGCGAATCAGCGGCGATCGCACCGGACGCCAAATCCGCCGGCGACCCAAGCGCGCGCGGTACGACCGAGCCGGACACCGACCGAGGGGTTGGCTCGATGACGATGGCGACCGGGGACGATACCGCTCGCGCTGAGGATGACAGAGCAACCTGATTTTTGCACCCGGCGCATTAAAGTAAGTTCGACCTGTTAGACCGACTGGATCCACGCTCGCTTGTCGTACCAGATAATCCGATGCTATCGAACGTACTTGCTATTTACCGACGCGAATTGCAAAGCTATTTCAGCTCGCCCCTTTCATACCTCATAGCAGCATTTTTCTGGTTGCTGTCGGGGTTCTTCTTTGTTGCTTTTCTCCTCGGTCCCGAGGGTTTGATCCAGCAGGTGGCGCAGCGCGATCAA from Rubidibacter lacunae KORDI 51-2 includes:
- a CDS encoding phosphoglucomutase/phosphomannomutase family protein produces the protein MAFAVAPIKFGTDGWRGRIAAEFTFERLVAIVPLAAQVLSEQYGAIARQPQLIFVGYDRRFLAEEFARIAAETLAEFGFAVRLADSYAPTPALSWAAKSEGALGALVITASHNPANYLGLKVKSAFGGSVPPAVTQEIEARLGKPLVASTAVGSVEPFDPWASYCAELRTKVDVEAVRAAIAARKLGVYVDAMHGAAAGGLQRLLGEGVEELNGTRDPLFGGHPPEPLPPYIPALFQRVRTAAKAQEAELRVGLVFDGDCDRIAAVDGEGNFRSSQVLIPVLIDHLATRRSMTGEVVKTVSGSDLIPRLVKLYGLPLHETPIGFKYIADRMLATPVLVGGEESGGIGYGTHTPERDALLSALYVLEAVLQSGQDVGAIYARLQEKVAFATAYDRVDLPLAGHDAKERVRQILKTQPPAEIAGQSVVNCLTTDGFKFRLADDSWLLVRFSGTEPLLRLYCEASNDLQVRKTLDWAKSWASEL
- a CDS encoding RNA recognition motif domain-containing protein, whose translation is MAIYVGNLSYDASEQDITDVFAEYGQVRRVHLPTDRDTGRMRGFAFVDMETLAQEDAAIDALDGAEWLGRALKVNKAKPREERGGSFGKRRY
- a CDS encoding UPF0182 family protein, with translation MLFQNRLARLALAVVGTLLLGELAVRTTAEVLWFQEVGYLPLLLLRMGTQAGLWLAIAIGSAVFLLGNLELAERCICPDATTAIPASDRARGAGVSVGSMRLRVLLPVVVVLAIAISLLMLHYLQIGGSFFRTDWSLPPAGSAISVPGNPENYTLPTSLGERPLFEVSFLRRLWQQLTTAAVSTLGAIAFVMLVLMRHRLILRAVAVLLSIFFASIVAANWTRVLLFLHAQPFERVEPLFGRDIGFYVFKLPIWELLNFFIGGLFWYALLSASLIYLLAGNSISQGKFLGFSYPQLRHLYFLGSVVSMMLAVRHALARFELLYSARGVTYGASYTDIAVQLPTETVLSLIAASTAIWLMLRATPLLGRRRILGRSPWVGLALYVCALLLGATLSPVVQRVNVQPNELDRELSYIERSIKLTRAAFGLDAIDVQTFDPEADLTADDLRRNSRTIRNIRLWDARTLLATNRQLQQIRLYYKFPDADMDRYTLLRNPLAGDPTTERQQVLISARELDFSAVPAQAQTWLNKHLIYTHGYGFTLSPVNQVGEGGLPEYFVKDIATGAEAGDLETASESIRDSIPIGLPRIYFGELTDTYILTNTRKLELDFPSGEDNVYTTYAGSGGISVGSLQRRLLFASYLKDWQMLLTRNLTPDTMLLMRRNIKQRIQAIAPFLRFDGDPYLVTADTGSAADRESQNYLKWIVDAYTISDRYPYSDPGKYTFNYIRNSVKIVVDAYNGDVTFYLADPTDPIARAWSDIFPDMFVPLDAMPEPLSVHIRYPLNLFQVQAEQLLAYHMTDPQVFYNREDQWQIPREVYGSKVQSVKPDYLIMKLPMEKAEEFVLLMPFAPTERNNMIAWLAGRSDGRNYGKQLLYQFPRQRLIFGPEQIEALINQDPIISQQIALWDRQGSRAVQGDLLVIPIERSLLYVEPVYLEAESNSLPTLVRVIVVFENRIAMANTLEGALQAIFEPGAIGVDDGEDLGLESSTTPIVRPVESLPEDTAIPSLPDNP
- a CDS encoding glutamyl-tRNA reductase; amino-acid sequence: MRIVVVGLSHRTAPVHVREKLSIQDHAVEGAIAQLGQLPHVEEVAILSTCNRLEIYAAVRECQQGVREVSQFLAERGGLPLSQLRRHLFVLLHQDATRHLMRVSAGLDSLVLGEGQILAQVKHGHKLAQKHKGLGRLLDRLFKQALAAGKRVRSETNIGTGAMSISSAAVELAQTQVPDLGRCRIAIIGAGKMARLLVQHLLSKGATQIAIVNRSRQRANELAAQFPAANLQLCELSELIEVVATSDIAFTSTAASEPLLDRAKIEAALAPDCRLLLCDIAVPRNVSEDVGELPQVDAFNVDDLKAVVAKNAESRRQMAREAEVLLEEEVRAYELWQRSLDAVPTISCLREKVETIREQELEKALSRLGTEFAEKHKETIEALTRGIVNKILHEPMVELRAQQDIEMRRRTLQSLQLLFKLDVSEQQYG
- a CDS encoding SRPBCC family protein, encoding MILNFSLKLFAQKGQLSCHFSLFKTYRALSNAPVDVLWEKLVNLADASWNPLVRHTNAPRGLLAKPGLIYQVVTRLTPIPVRVFVERVCPGELLSLRVLAIPGLENRVTYRVESTLIGTFVSCSITLRGWLSPLLWWMIQPYAARVAAALARSAERALAGGEEALA
- the hemF gene encoding oxygen-dependent coproporphyrinogen oxidase, with protein sequence MVTTQTTTSPTPAAPPTDARTRVGQFMRQLQDEICTALETLDGGDRGFREDSWERPGGGGGRSRVLSAGNLFEQGGVNFSEVFGDRLPPSILKQRPEAEGHGFYATGTSMVLHPHSPYVPTVHLNYRYFEAGPVWWFGGGADLTPYYPFAEDAAHFHRTFQQACDTHHPEYYPTFKRWCDEYFYLKHRQETRGVGGIFFDYQDGRGKLYRGTHAEGVAAAYSEGRGELEPRDWEQLFAFVRDCGQAFLPAYTPIAERRRDRSYGDRERQFQLYRRGRYVEFNLVYDRGTIFGLQTNGRTESILMSLPPLVRWEYEYQPEPSSPEAELYNTFLKPQDWATWSPT
- a CDS encoding phycobiliprotein lyase; this encodes MDIREFCEQSTGTWFVQRTHYDIDGQTLDSGKADIAAELVGMSDPQVAQLCQRAGIAPEAGWICVKTSWDTAPDPAKPKATGSALLLLLPDADGPDVTGQTGRIVHANLRELDSSDALASGSYRLATDALSLTIATESVLWEERIWFANSNLRMRTVHKRVGDRVQAAFYSEIRRVGT
- a CDS encoding ABC transporter ATP-binding protein, producing the protein MIEVEHLSKVYGSTPALRDVTFSVEPGEVLGFLGPNGAGKTTTMRILSGYMPATTGTARVAGFDVHDDSMAVRKHIGYLPETPPLHPDMSVEGYLYFVARIKGVPAGDRAAKVTSAIGRCGLADRRYQLIHKLSKGYRQRVGIAQAIVHDPPVIILDEPTVGLDPRQIVEVRNLVRSFAGERTVVISTHILPEVSMTCNRVAIVANGRVVATDKPENLLARLCGKANDYDIELDGDLPAVLPHLQAIPGVAEISVQLLPNGRSRLRASCTPECEPGKDLAAAIVTSGLGLHELRRTRPSLEDAFLQLTTRENLADSEAGGLDGDIDSESAAIAPDAKSAGDPSARGTTEPDTDRGVGSMTMATGDDTARAEDDRAT